A single genomic interval of Zobellia nedashkovskayae harbors:
- the rsmG gene encoding 16S rRNA (guanine(527)-N(7))-methyltransferase RsmG — MTAELVFKYFPNLSDLQQKRFILLEELYKDWNQKINVVSRKDIDELYLRHVLHSTGIAKVQQFKDGSSVLDVGTGGGFPGIPLAILFPEVQFTLVDSIGKKIKVVKEVVEGLELDNVTAINARVEETKGEYDFIVSRAVAAMPTFVHWVKGKIKKESQHERRNGILYLKGGDLAEELEGYKAIEMYDLTDYFDDPFFETKKVVYLPMKFKG, encoded by the coding sequence ATGACTGCCGAATTAGTTTTTAAATATTTTCCCAATTTATCAGATCTTCAACAAAAACGCTTCATATTGCTAGAAGAGTTGTATAAAGACTGGAATCAAAAAATAAACGTGGTTTCTCGTAAAGATATAGATGAGCTTTATTTGAGACACGTTCTACATTCAACCGGAATAGCTAAGGTTCAGCAATTTAAAGATGGTTCTTCGGTTCTTGATGTAGGTACTGGTGGTGGTTTTCCAGGTATTCCTTTGGCTATATTATTTCCTGAGGTACAATTTACTTTAGTAGATTCTATTGGGAAAAAAATAAAGGTAGTTAAGGAGGTTGTTGAAGGCTTAGAGCTTGATAACGTGACTGCTATTAATGCCAGAGTGGAGGAAACCAAAGGTGAATATGATTTTATCGTAAGTAGGGCAGTTGCTGCAATGCCAACTTTTGTACACTGGGTGAAAGGAAAAATAAAGAAAGAATCACAACACGAGAGACGAAACGGAATTCTTTATCTAAAAGGAGGGGATTTGGCTGAGGAGCTTGAAGGATATAAGGCCATAGAAATGTATGACCTTACCGACTATTTTGATGATCCCTTCTTTGAAACTAAAAAGGTAGTATACTTACCTATGAAATTCAAGGGCTAA
- the ubiE gene encoding bifunctional demethylmenaquinone methyltransferase/2-methoxy-6-polyprenyl-1,4-benzoquinol methylase UbiE — translation MAKKVTPYKDSELGKKDQVTQMFDNISENYDGLNRVISFGIDIKWRKRVVAILTAQQPKNILDIATGTGDLAINLVETGAKKIVGLDISPGMLEVGKKKITHKKLDSTIEMVVGDSENLPFEANSFDAITVAFGVRNFETLEKGLNEIYRVLAPGGTFVVLETSVPTKTPFKQGYNLYIKYMLPAIGKLFSKDKSAYTYLSESASVFPHGNAFNNILRKIGFIEVENKPQTFGVASIYVATK, via the coding sequence ATGGCTAAAAAGGTTACGCCCTACAAAGATTCTGAGCTTGGTAAAAAAGACCAAGTCACCCAAATGTTCGATAATATATCGGAAAATTACGATGGCCTTAATAGGGTTATTTCTTTTGGTATTGATATTAAATGGCGTAAACGGGTCGTAGCCATTTTAACTGCGCAACAACCTAAAAACATATTAGATATCGCTACTGGTACAGGCGATTTAGCTATAAACCTAGTGGAAACCGGAGCTAAAAAAATAGTAGGTCTGGATATCTCTCCTGGAATGCTAGAGGTTGGCAAGAAAAAAATAACACACAAAAAGCTGGATAGTACGATTGAAATGGTTGTTGGAGATAGTGAAAACCTTCCTTTTGAAGCCAATAGTTTTGATGCTATTACCGTTGCTTTTGGGGTTCGTAATTTTGAAACACTAGAGAAAGGTCTTAACGAAATATATAGAGTTCTTGCCCCTGGTGGTACTTTTGTAGTTCTTGAAACTTCCGTTCCTACCAAAACCCCTTTCAAACAAGGCTATAATCTATACATTAAATATATGTTGCCTGCCATTGGAAAACTATTTTCCAAAGACAAATCTGCTTATACGTATTTAAGCGAATCGGCATCTGTTTTCCCCCATGGAAATGCCTTCAACAATATTTTACGTAAAATCGGGTTTATAGAGGTAGAGAACAAGCCTCAAACATTTGGGGTTGCATCTATATATGTTGCTACTAAATAA
- a CDS encoding pyridoxal phosphate-dependent aminotransferase — MTPSTATKNQLSDRINSLTPSATLEMAAKARELRAAGKDIIGLSLGEPDFNTPDYIKEAAIKAINEDYNSYTPVDGYVDLKTAVITKFKRDNGISYEPSQIVVSTGAKQALYNVAQVILNEGDEVILPCPYWVSYSDIVKLADGVPVEVATSLESDFKMTPEQLEAAITPKTKMLWYSSPCNPSGSIYSKAELRALADVLQKYPQIIVVSDEIYEHINYGVTEHASMAAFDDMFDRTVTVNGVAKAFAMTGWRIGYIGGPAYIARACNKLQGQVTSGANCIAQRAVITALLESPDRIKYMVDEFKERRTIILELLNAIDGFKCNEPDGAFYVYPDVTAYFGKTLNGVTINNASDFALYLLEYANVATVTGDAFGNGNCIRISYAAAEKEIREAISRIEKALK, encoded by the coding sequence ATGACACCATCAACTGCTACAAAAAATCAACTATCTGACCGCATAAACAGCCTTACGCCTTCGGCTACTTTGGAAATGGCTGCTAAGGCACGAGAATTACGTGCAGCGGGAAAAGACATTATCGGTTTAAGTTTGGGTGAGCCAGATTTCAACACACCTGATTATATTAAAGAAGCCGCAATAAAAGCGATTAACGAAGATTACAATTCATATACACCCGTAGATGGATACGTAGATTTGAAGACCGCTGTTATTACTAAATTTAAGAGAGATAACGGCATCAGTTATGAGCCTTCTCAAATTGTAGTTTCAACTGGAGCAAAACAAGCACTATACAATGTCGCACAAGTTATTTTAAATGAAGGCGATGAAGTTATTTTACCTTGTCCTTACTGGGTAAGCTATAGTGATATCGTTAAACTGGCTGATGGTGTACCTGTAGAGGTCGCTACAAGCCTAGAAAGCGATTTTAAAATGACTCCTGAGCAATTGGAAGCTGCAATTACACCAAAAACTAAAATGCTTTGGTACAGCTCTCCTTGCAACCCAAGTGGCTCTATCTATAGCAAAGCGGAGTTACGTGCTTTAGCAGACGTTTTACAAAAATACCCACAGATTATTGTGGTTAGTGATGAGATATACGAACACATCAACTACGGTGTAACCGAGCACGCCTCTATGGCTGCTTTTGACGATATGTTTGACCGTACCGTTACGGTAAACGGAGTTGCGAAAGCATTTGCAATGACCGGTTGGCGTATCGGCTATATTGGTGGACCAGCATATATAGCTCGTGCTTGTAACAAATTACAAGGACAGGTTACTAGTGGTGCCAACTGTATAGCACAACGTGCAGTAATCACCGCATTACTTGAGTCTCCAGACCGCATAAAATACATGGTAGACGAGTTTAAAGAGCGTAGAACAATCATTCTTGAACTTTTGAATGCTATAGACGGATTTAAATGTAATGAGCCAGATGGTGCTTTTTATGTATATCCTGATGTAACTGCTTATTTTGGAAAAACCTTGAATGGCGTTACTATAAACAACGCTTCTGATTTTGCCTTATACCTTTTAGAGTATGCAAACGTAGCTACTGTTACCGGTGATGCTTTTGGAAATGGAAACTGTATTCGTATTTCTTACGCTGCAGCGGAAAAGGAAATTAGAGAAGCTATTTCTAGGATTGAGAAAGCTTTAAAATAA
- a CDS encoding TrkH family potassium uptake protein — protein sequence MKLNSKIIFHIMGLLLLCNGAFMLLATLVSGIYNDGATLSIALAAITTMFVGTFAMFYTRGHKKEVKRREGYIIVTFGWLVMSFSGMLPYLFSGSIPTVTNAFFETVSGYTTTGASILDDIEVMPEGILFWRSLTHWIGGMGIIVLAIAILPLLGIGGMQLFAAEAPGPSADKLHPRITDTAKRLWLIYVGYTLAETVLLKLAGMSFFDAINHSLATLSTGGFSTKNLSVAYWNDQPLIQYIIILFMFLAGSNFVLSYFAFKGKVQRVLQDEEFRYYTGFVVIFTIVAALVVYLKAEVPISHYHPMVFGSGESAFRHTLFQVISVITTTGFVSADFTSWTPFMTVFFFGLMFLGGSAGSTSGGIKVMRHVLIIKNGLLEFKRTLHPNAIIPVRYNNKTVKEQIVYNIIAFFVLYMLLFIIGALVLGAMGIDFVTAIGGSASSLGNVGPAFGGLYPLSNFNGLPDAAKWWCGFLMLAGRLELFTVLILLTPYFWKRT from the coding sequence ATGAAGTTAAACTCAAAAATAATATTTCATATCATGGGGCTGTTGTTGCTTTGCAACGGTGCCTTTATGCTATTGGCAACCTTGGTTAGTGGTATCTATAATGATGGTGCTACACTAAGTATTGCTCTCGCGGCAATTACAACTATGTTCGTAGGTACATTTGCCATGTTCTACACAAGAGGGCATAAAAAAGAAGTAAAGCGAAGAGAAGGATACATTATCGTAACTTTTGGCTGGTTGGTAATGTCCTTTTCTGGGATGTTGCCCTATCTGTTTTCAGGATCTATTCCTACGGTTACCAATGCTTTTTTTGAAACTGTTTCAGGATACACCACCACAGGAGCTTCTATCTTAGATGATATAGAGGTTATGCCCGAGGGTATACTTTTTTGGCGTAGTCTTACACATTGGATAGGAGGTATGGGTATTATTGTTTTGGCCATCGCTATTTTACCTTTGTTAGGTATTGGTGGTATGCAGTTGTTCGCTGCCGAAGCACCCGGTCCCAGTGCAGATAAGCTGCATCCAAGAATTACGGATACAGCCAAACGTCTTTGGTTGATATATGTGGGTTATACTTTGGCGGAAACCGTGCTTTTAAAATTAGCGGGGATGAGCTTTTTTGATGCCATAAACCATTCTTTGGCAACTTTGTCTACAGGTGGTTTTTCAACCAAGAATTTAAGTGTGGCCTACTGGAATGACCAACCGTTAATACAGTATATTATTATCTTGTTTATGTTTCTTGCCGGAAGCAATTTTGTACTTAGTTATTTTGCCTTTAAGGGCAAGGTACAACGGGTGCTTCAAGATGAGGAGTTTAGATACTACACCGGTTTTGTTGTGATATTTACTATTGTGGCTGCATTGGTAGTTTATTTAAAAGCGGAAGTGCCTATTAGCCATTATCATCCTATGGTATTTGGTAGCGGGGAAAGTGCTTTTAGACATACCTTGTTTCAGGTAATTTCGGTAATAACTACTACAGGTTTTGTTTCTGCGGATTTTACAAGTTGGACGCCTTTTATGACCGTTTTCTTTTTTGGGTTAATGTTTTTAGGAGGGTCGGCTGGTTCTACTTCAGGAGGAATTAAAGTAATGCGTCACGTTCTGATTATTAAAAACGGACTGTTGGAGTTTAAACGGACTTTACACCCTAATGCAATTATTCCCGTACGGTATAATAATAAGACCGTTAAAGAGCAAATTGTATATAATATCATTGCCTTTTTTGTGCTTTATATGCTACTTTTTATCATAGGGGCTTTAGTACTTGGTGCTATGGGTATCGATTTTGTAACCGCTATAGGTGGTTCAGCTTCTTCTTTGGGTAATGTAGGTCCTGCGTTTGGTGGGCTCTATCCCCTAAGCAATTTTAACGGTTTACCAGATGCTGCAAAATGGTGGTGTGGCTTTCTTATGCTAGCAGGTAGATTGGAGCTCTTTACCGTGCTTATTCTGCTTACTCCATATTTCTGGAAGCGTACTTAG
- a CDS encoding DinB family protein gives MKKLVVAAFLMVATMTFAQEKLTQNTIQGVLQGNQGQVVALAEAFSEEQYDWRPTEGVNSVAEALLHVAGGNYYLASKMGFAPPEGVDVMNLSKITGKENIIAALKQSNEFVLEKVVLVEDDQFAEEVDFGFAKMNMLGGLLAIMEHNGEHKGQLIAYARSNGVTPPWSK, from the coding sequence ATGAAAAAACTAGTAGTAGCGGCATTCTTAATGGTAGCAACCATGACGTTTGCGCAAGAAAAATTAACACAGAACACAATTCAAGGAGTTTTACAAGGAAATCAAGGACAAGTAGTTGCTTTGGCAGAAGCTTTTTCAGAAGAGCAATATGATTGGCGCCCTACGGAAGGTGTAAACTCGGTTGCAGAAGCATTATTACATGTTGCCGGAGGCAACTATTATTTAGCTTCTAAAATGGGTTTTGCTCCACCAGAAGGGGTGGATGTAATGAATCTATCAAAAATTACAGGAAAAGAGAACATCATTGCTGCTCTTAAGCAATCCAACGAATTTGTTCTGGAAAAGGTAGTTCTGGTAGAAGATGACCAGTTTGCAGAAGAGGTTGATTTTGGTTTTGCCAAAATGAATATGCTTGGAGGCCTATTGGCAATAATGGAACACAACGGAGAGCACAAAGGGCAACTAATAGCTTACGCTCGTTCCAACGGAGTTACACCACCTTGGAGTAAATAA
- the trkA gene encoding Trk system potassium transporter TrkA — MKIIIAGAGEVGFHLAKLLSYESQDITLIDTRKESLAYADTHLDIRVLRGDATSISVLRDADVQNSRLVIGVTSSETTNITLCMLAKQLGCKRTIARISNTEFIESQEDINFPALGIDELISPEELAAAEIQLLLNKSAFNDTYEFEDGKLIMVGVSLPASAPFVGKMVKEAAKVFPELNFMPIALQRTGTQYTVVPRGDTVFKHGDQVYFITTKEGVEQLYKLTGKKKESIRNVMILGGSKVGFKAARDLCASKFNVKLIEKDKEKAFDLADDLPNALVINGDGRNVELLEEESLESMDAFIAVTGNSETNIMSCLVAKSKHIKKTIALVENMDYFQLSHSIGIDTLINKKLLAANNIFRHIRKGEVVALMRLNNLNAEILEFIVKPNSRVTGSVIRELKFPRAATIGGVIRGEEGIIALGGFEIKAGDRVVVCCLPEAIPKIERLFL, encoded by the coding sequence ATGAAAATCATAATTGCAGGTGCTGGTGAAGTAGGTTTTCACTTGGCTAAACTGCTTTCTTACGAATCCCAGGATATTACGCTCATCGATACGAGAAAAGAGAGCTTGGCCTATGCCGATACTCACTTGGATATACGTGTGCTGCGTGGTGATGCGACTTCTATTTCTGTTCTAAGAGATGCCGATGTGCAAAATTCTAGATTGGTTATAGGTGTTACATCTTCAGAAACGACCAATATTACTTTATGTATGTTGGCTAAGCAGTTAGGATGTAAACGAACTATTGCGAGAATTTCAAATACTGAATTTATTGAGAGCCAGGAAGATATTAATTTTCCGGCACTTGGTATAGATGAATTGATATCTCCTGAGGAGTTGGCTGCGGCGGAAATTCAACTTCTCTTAAATAAGTCGGCTTTTAACGATACATACGAGTTTGAGGACGGAAAACTGATTATGGTAGGGGTATCTCTACCTGCTTCTGCTCCTTTTGTAGGTAAAATGGTAAAAGAAGCTGCAAAAGTATTTCCTGAGCTTAATTTTATGCCAATAGCCTTACAGCGAACCGGAACCCAATATACAGTAGTGCCTAGAGGTGATACCGTTTTCAAACACGGTGATCAGGTTTACTTTATTACAACAAAAGAAGGAGTAGAGCAACTGTATAAACTTACGGGAAAAAAGAAAGAATCTATTAGGAACGTAATGATTCTAGGAGGAAGTAAAGTCGGTTTTAAAGCTGCTAGAGATCTTTGTGCAAGTAAGTTTAACGTAAAGCTTATAGAAAAGGATAAGGAAAAAGCTTTTGATTTGGCAGATGATCTTCCAAACGCCCTAGTTATTAACGGGGATGGACGAAATGTTGAATTGTTAGAAGAGGAGAGCCTGGAGTCTATGGACGCTTTCATAGCCGTTACAGGAAACTCGGAGACAAATATTATGTCTTGTCTTGTAGCGAAATCAAAGCATATTAAGAAAACCATCGCTTTGGTTGAGAATATGGACTATTTTCAATTATCTCATTCCATAGGTATTGATACGTTGATAAATAAAAAACTACTTGCAGCGAATAATATCTTTAGACACATCCGTAAAGGAGAAGTTGTGGCATTAATGCGCTTGAATAACTTGAATGCGGAGATTCTGGAATTTATAGTTAAGCCCAACTCAAGGGTTACGGGTAGTGTTATTCGTGAGCTAAAATTTCCGAGAGCTGCCACCATAGGTGGAGTTATTCGTGGTGAAGAAGGGATCATTGCCTTAGGGGGCTTTGAAATAAAAGCAGGAGACCGCGTTGTGGTTTGTTGCTTGCCGGAAGCCATTCCTAAAATAGAACGATTGTTTCTTTAA
- the porT gene encoding type IX secretion/gliding motility protein PorT/SprT, producing MKRFFLLLGGILFLSLPANAQFNPNPVLNIENKDKKLLNYGYFLGFNRYGFKFDYKQDQGNQNTDIQVLESTGFNVGLIGELRLNEFLDVRFEPGLYYNARTLGFPGFEATEEGERNAITEVKSTYINFPILLKIGTRRYGNFKPFLVAGPSASLNLGSNEKSLDDNSSGTFRMNKWSYNYELGFGIDFYLEYFKFTPSIRGVFGLTDEIVRDNDPNSQWTGNIESMKTRGLFINFTFE from the coding sequence ATGAAAAGATTTTTTTTGCTTTTGGGAGGTATTTTATTCCTATCCCTACCGGCCAATGCCCAATTTAACCCAAACCCCGTTCTAAATATTGAGAACAAGGATAAAAAATTACTGAACTACGGTTATTTTTTGGGCTTTAACAGATACGGTTTTAAGTTTGATTATAAGCAAGACCAAGGCAACCAAAATACTGATATCCAAGTTTTAGAATCTACAGGTTTTAATGTAGGTCTTATTGGCGAACTACGTCTGAATGAATTTCTGGATGTACGTTTTGAACCTGGATTGTATTACAACGCTCGTACTTTAGGTTTCCCAGGTTTTGAAGCCACAGAAGAAGGGGAAAGAAATGCTATCACTGAAGTAAAATCTACTTATATTAATTTTCCAATCTTGCTGAAAATAGGGACACGCCGTTACGGTAATTTTAAACCCTTTTTAGTGGCCGGCCCATCTGCCTCTCTTAATCTTGGAAGTAACGAAAAGAGTCTGGACGATAACAGTAGTGGTACTTTTAGAATGAATAAATGGTCTTACAATTACGAGCTAGGATTTGGAATAGATTTCTATCTAGAGTATTTCAAATTCACTCCTTCTATTCGTGGAGTATTTGGATTGACTGACGAGATTGTGCGAGACAATGACCCCAATAGTCAATGGACAGGAAACATAGAGTCGATGAAGACCAGAGGGCTTTTCATTAACTTTACTTTTGAGTAA
- a CDS encoding reprolysin-like metallopeptidase, with amino-acid sequence MGKKVLDSSIENVVDLEGEMTPEGLEQQAQFLPLWYRSSGLYIKKSKFYPVFPKIPIKSKPTGMESAIDLDILNEEERASLPIIPFFSYEEFRLDIDGQFPLMTASGYLRFPGVHYVAKLSKSGNGYLGKIWFKHGNVTSFGYKYLKIELVNSIFPKNKKAKVTFYGGGATQKISTYNFSSSYYRKIDFEFDFEEGVQPVLDINTHDHPNRPSDLTNENLSLPKVYQRAGFNVSRSGDDEVLSSLKGANGKWSNMEMHDAMQAYWSKFSAAPKWALWTFFAKQHDMGSGLGGIMFDDIGPNHRQGTAIFYESFINDAPAGDSNPAAFVKRSKFWTAAHEMGHAFNLAHSWQKNYPGFGSSWIPLVNNPEDRSFMNYPYNVSGGQNAFYSDFDFRFTDNELLFLRHAPNNFVEMGNSDWFDNHAFEDEHIVTDNRLSLEISVVQDNQVVEFLEPVYLELKLSNSSGAPMAVNKHLLNNLKNVMVLIQGPNGKVSKVRSFVEYLLNQKEQILLPNESITQKHFISAGPDGWYIKDSGSYKITVMVERDNQVYGSNNVDLEVLLPKTTETQLLANQYFTEEVARVLFFNGSRVLESGNDALLKVVETVPESNASIHAAMALAMPYMKDYKMMSFKEDTPQAMVKSASQENAGFKTLTADQKKAQSLIDIATTRTEQFAKTYGAASSSEHLNEIISFIKSNDSGKKVDKIEKDLNKYRGN; translated from the coding sequence ATGGGAAAAAAAGTTTTAGATTCAAGTATTGAAAATGTAGTTGATTTGGAGGGAGAAATGACTCCTGAAGGGCTAGAGCAACAGGCTCAGTTTTTACCACTTTGGTACAGAAGTAGTGGTCTGTATATTAAAAAAAGTAAGTTCTATCCGGTATTTCCTAAAATACCGATAAAGTCAAAACCAACAGGCATGGAAAGTGCCATAGATTTGGATATTCTAAATGAAGAAGAACGGGCTAGTTTGCCAATTATACCCTTCTTTTCCTATGAAGAATTTAGACTGGATATTGATGGTCAGTTCCCATTAATGACTGCTAGCGGTTACTTAAGGTTTCCTGGGGTTCATTATGTGGCTAAATTGAGTAAATCCGGTAACGGGTATTTAGGGAAAATTTGGTTTAAGCATGGTAACGTGACTTCCTTTGGTTATAAATACTTGAAAATAGAACTTGTGAATTCTATTTTTCCTAAGAATAAAAAAGCTAAAGTAACTTTTTATGGAGGAGGGGCAACACAAAAAATATCGACATACAATTTTAGTAGTTCGTATTACAGAAAGATTGATTTTGAATTTGATTTTGAAGAAGGTGTGCAACCGGTATTGGATATTAATACACATGATCACCCGAACAGACCATCAGATTTAACCAATGAGAATTTAAGTTTACCAAAGGTGTATCAACGGGCTGGTTTCAATGTTTCTCGGTCTGGTGATGATGAGGTTCTTTCGTCATTAAAAGGCGCTAATGGTAAGTGGAGTAATATGGAAATGCACGATGCTATGCAGGCGTATTGGTCAAAATTTAGTGCTGCTCCTAAATGGGCTTTGTGGACTTTCTTTGCCAAACAACATGATATGGGGTCCGGTTTAGGGGGTATTATGTTCGATGATATAGGACCTAATCACAGACAGGGAACGGCAATTTTCTATGAATCGTTTATTAATGATGCACCGGCGGGAGATAGCAATCCGGCAGCCTTTGTTAAGCGTTCCAAGTTTTGGACAGCGGCTCACGAGATGGGTCATGCCTTTAATTTGGCACATTCATGGCAGAAAAATTATCCTGGTTTTGGCTCTTCTTGGATTCCATTAGTTAATAATCCGGAAGATCGTAGTTTCATGAATTACCCTTATAATGTAAGTGGAGGTCAAAATGCTTTTTATTCTGATTTCGATTTTAGATTTACAGATAATGAACTTTTGTTTTTGAGGCATGCACCTAACAATTTTGTGGAAATGGGTAATAGTGATTGGTTTGATAATCATGCTTTTGAAGATGAGCATATAGTTACAGATAACAGATTATCGCTAGAGATAAGCGTAGTTCAAGACAATCAGGTAGTGGAGTTTCTAGAGCCGGTCTATTTAGAGCTTAAATTGAGTAATTCTTCAGGAGCACCAATGGCAGTGAATAAGCATCTTTTAAATAACCTTAAAAACGTTATGGTTCTTATTCAAGGTCCTAATGGTAAGGTTTCAAAGGTTCGTAGTTTTGTAGAGTATCTATTGAATCAAAAGGAGCAGATACTTTTACCTAATGAGAGTATAACGCAAAAGCATTTTATTTCTGCAGGCCCAGATGGTTGGTATATAAAAGATAGCGGAAGCTATAAAATTACTGTTATGGTAGAAAGAGATAATCAGGTGTACGGTTCTAATAATGTTGATTTAGAGGTACTTTTACCTAAAACAACGGAAACTCAGTTGTTGGCAAATCAATATTTTACAGAAGAAGTTGCTCGTGTTCTATTTTTTAACGGTAGTCGTGTGCTTGAATCCGGTAATGATGCTTTACTGAAAGTTGTAGAAACTGTACCGGAGAGCAATGCTTCTATACATGCTGCAATGGCCTTGGCAATGCCTTATATGAAAGATTATAAGATGATGAGCTTTAAAGAAGATACACCGCAGGCTATGGTAAAAAGTGCTTCTCAAGAAAATGCAGGTTTTAAAACTCTTACGGCTGATCAGAAAAAAGCACAGTCTTTAATAGATATTGCAACCACTAGAACTGAGCAATTTGCTAAAACTTACGGGGCAGCATCTAGTAGTGAGCATCTAAATGAGATTATCAGTTTTATTAAGTCTAATGACAGCGGCAAAAAGGTAGATAAGATAGAAAAAGACCTCAATAAATATAGAGGTAACTAG
- a CDS encoding fatty acid desaturase family protein yields the protein MDQKTIRFSRKDSAQFFRTLNKRVNDYFKDNKLKKTGNWRLHVKTVIMFALFLTPYFLILTLGLPIWANLILTIVMGVGMAGVGMNVMHDGNHGAYSNKKWVNKIMGGSIYILAGNVYNWQVQHNVLHHTYTNIHEHDEDMEAGRILRFSKHAEWQKHHKFQHFYSVLLYGLLTFNWAITTDFQQMYRYMKRKLAYGKLPSAAVNWSTLVITKILYITIWIVLPLIFVDMAWWMILIGFFIMHYVAGVILSVVFQLAHIVDDADTPLPDASGTMKNTWAIHQLFTTVNFGTKNRIVNWFTGGLNHQVEHHIFPNISHVHYTKIAEIVKETAKEFNLPYNEYETTRKAIISHFKHLKELGKRPTMNLQ from the coding sequence ATGGACCAAAAAACAATACGATTCTCCAGAAAGGACTCTGCTCAATTCTTCAGGACGTTGAATAAGCGTGTAAACGACTATTTTAAAGACAATAAATTAAAAAAAACAGGTAATTGGCGCTTGCACGTTAAAACAGTAATCATGTTCGCCCTTTTCCTGACACCTTATTTTTTGATTCTAACCTTAGGACTTCCCATTTGGGCTAATCTTATCCTAACTATTGTTATGGGTGTTGGTATGGCCGGCGTAGGTATGAATGTTATGCATGATGGTAACCATGGCGCCTATTCCAACAAGAAATGGGTTAACAAAATCATGGGCGGCAGTATTTATATTTTAGCTGGGAATGTCTACAATTGGCAAGTTCAGCACAACGTACTGCATCATACGTATACCAACATTCATGAGCACGACGAAGACATGGAAGCAGGTCGTATTCTTCGTTTTTCGAAACATGCAGAATGGCAAAAGCATCACAAATTTCAACATTTTTATTCTGTTTTACTTTATGGCCTATTAACTTTTAACTGGGCCATTACTACAGATTTCCAACAAATGTACCGTTATATGAAACGCAAACTTGCCTATGGAAAACTCCCAAGTGCAGCAGTAAACTGGAGCACCCTTGTTATTACAAAAATTCTATACATAACTATCTGGATTGTTCTTCCCCTTATTTTTGTTGATATGGCTTGGTGGATGATTCTTATTGGTTTCTTTATCATGCACTATGTAGCTGGTGTTATTTTAAGTGTGGTCTTTCAATTAGCCCATATTGTTGATGATGCCGATACACCACTGCCTGATGCATCTGGCACCATGAAAAATACTTGGGCTATACATCAATTATTTACAACGGTAAATTTCGGTACTAAAAATAGGATAGTAAATTGGTTTACAGGTGGTTTAAATCACCAGGTAGAGCATCATATTTTCCCTAACATTAGCCATGTACATTACACAAAAATTGCAGAAATTGTGAAAGAAACAGCAAAAGAATTTAATTTGCCATACAACGAGTATGAAACTACTCGAAAAGCTATAATTTCGCACTTTAAACATTTAAAGGAGCTTGGTAAAAGACCTACCATGAACCTACAATAG